A DNA window from Pseudodesulfovibrio thermohalotolerans contains the following coding sequences:
- the xerC gene encoding tyrosine recombinase XerC: MSSTGANPDARGEFVRGFLAYLEVEKGYSPATIRSYATDLDQFQAFLSERKATLERPARVNRDHVRGFLAELHRRRITKTSMGRKLSSLRAYFKYLLRHKIIAKDPMAGIRNPKQEKRHPQMLNVDQAVSLMEAKVDPDPEGLRDIALAEVLYGSGLRISEAIGLDLNDVDSDVIRVTGKGNKERIVPLSDAAVERIRRYMGQRHAFLGENYAEQALFLSSRAGKRLDRRQANRIVAKLAKLAGLPQDVHPHMLRHSFATHMLEAGADLRSVQELLGHENLTTTQRYTHLDMQRIMQVYDHAHPLAGGGDTDTNED; the protein is encoded by the coding sequence ATGTCATCGACCGGCGCAAATCCTGACGCTCGCGGCGAATTCGTTCGTGGATTCCTCGCCTACCTCGAAGTGGAGAAGGGCTATTCCCCGGCGACCATCCGTTCGTACGCCACCGACCTGGACCAGTTCCAGGCGTTTCTTTCGGAACGCAAGGCAACCCTGGAGCGGCCTGCCCGGGTTAATCGCGATCATGTTCGCGGCTTTTTGGCCGAGTTGCATCGAAGGCGGATCACCAAGACCTCCATGGGGCGAAAACTTTCGAGCCTGCGGGCCTATTTCAAGTATCTTCTGCGCCACAAGATCATAGCCAAGGACCCCATGGCGGGCATTCGCAATCCCAAGCAGGAGAAGCGGCATCCGCAGATGCTCAATGTGGATCAGGCCGTCTCCCTCATGGAGGCGAAGGTGGACCCGGACCCGGAAGGTCTGCGCGACATAGCCCTGGCCGAGGTGCTCTACGGCTCGGGCCTGCGTATCAGCGAGGCCATCGGCCTGGATCTCAACGATGTGGATTCCGACGTCATCCGCGTCACCGGCAAGGGGAACAAGGAGCGCATAGTGCCCCTGTCCGATGCGGCGGTGGAGCGCATTCGCCGCTACATGGGCCAGCGTCACGCCTTTCTCGGGGAGAACTATGCCGAGCAGGCCCTGTTTCTCAGTTCCCGCGCGGGCAAACGGCTCGACCGGCGGCAGGCCAACCGCATTGTGGCCAAGCTCGCCAAGCTCGCCGGGCTTCCGCAGGATGTGCATCCGCATATGCTGCGTCACAGCTTCGCCACGCATATGCTTGAGGCCGGGGCCGATTTGCGCAGTGTGCAGGAATTGCTTGGGCATGAGAATCTGACCACCACCCAGAGATATACGCATCTGGACATGCAGCGCATCATGCAGGTATACGATCACGCGCACCCGCTGGCAGGCGGCGGCGACACCGACACCAACGAAGACTAA
- a CDS encoding peptidylprolyl isomerase, producing the protein MENPLVLLETPEGEILIELFPDKAPKTVENFLNYVDDEFYDGTLFHRVIKGFMIQTGGLTFSMEEKETRAPIENEATNGLKNLKGTVAMGRLPEPHSATSQFYINVADNADLDHTGTDDENFGYCVFGEVVDGMNVAEKISKTRTRSYQGFDDVPVDPVSIITARRFE; encoded by the coding sequence ATGGAGAATCCCCTGGTCCTTCTGGAAACCCCGGAAGGCGAAATTCTTATCGAGCTTTTCCCGGACAAGGCCCCGAAAACGGTCGAGAATTTCCTCAACTACGTGGACGATGAATTCTACGACGGTACCCTGTTTCACCGGGTCATCAAGGGGTTCATGATTCAGACCGGCGGCCTGACTTTTTCCATGGAGGAGAAGGAGACCCGCGCTCCCATCGAGAACGAGGCTACCAACGGCCTGAAGAATCTCAAGGGAACCGTGGCCATGGGACGGTTGCCCGAGCCGCACAGCGCCACGTCCCAGTTCTACATCAACGTGGCCGACAACGCGGACCTGGACCACACCGGAACGGATGACGAGAACTTCGGTTACTGCGTGTTCGGCGAGGTTGTCGACGGCATGAACGTGGCCGAAAAGATCAGCAAGACCCGCACCCGCTCCTACCAGGGCTTTGACGATGTCCCGGTGGACCCGGTTTCCATCATTACCGCCCGCCGGTTCGAGTAG
- a CDS encoding NAD(P)H-dependent flavin oxidoreductase yields the protein MKLPSLNFGDVTARLPIIQGGMGVGISLSGLASAVANEGGVGVIATSMIGMRDPQRAKDPEGADRRSLIDEIRKARSKMTDGLLGVNIMCALTNYGDMVRTSIREKVDIIISGAGLPLDLPSYLREVSDEMKEELRTKLVPIVSSGRAASILCRKWANKFNYLPDGFVVEGPKAGGHLGFKAEQINDPEYQLEKILAQVVEAVAPYREKHQKPIPVIAAGGVYTGEDIARFLEMGASGVQMGTRFVATKECDADEAFKQAYVNAKAEDVTIIKSPVGMPGRAIRNGFLDAVSAGLKHPKKCVHKCLHSCAEDNSPYCIAQALVNAYKGKLKNGFAFAGANAYLVDKIITVKELMTDLREDAERKYQDVGKMLQDTKEEAERRLKQALNK from the coding sequence ATGAAATTACCCAGTCTCAATTTCGGTGATGTCACCGCACGACTGCCCATCATCCAGGGCGGCATGGGCGTTGGCATCTCCCTGTCCGGACTGGCCAGCGCCGTGGCCAACGAAGGCGGCGTAGGCGTCATCGCCACATCCATGATCGGTATGCGCGATCCTCAACGCGCCAAGGACCCCGAAGGGGCCGATCGCCGCAGCCTCATTGACGAAATCCGCAAGGCACGGTCCAAGATGACCGACGGCCTGTTGGGCGTGAACATCATGTGCGCCCTGACCAACTACGGCGACATGGTCCGCACCTCCATCCGCGAAAAGGTGGACATTATCATCTCCGGAGCGGGCCTGCCCCTCGATCTGCCGAGCTACCTGCGCGAAGTCTCCGACGAGATGAAGGAAGAACTGCGCACCAAGCTCGTGCCCATCGTCTCCTCGGGCCGCGCAGCCTCCATCCTGTGCCGCAAGTGGGCCAACAAATTCAATTACCTGCCCGACGGTTTCGTCGTCGAAGGCCCCAAGGCGGGCGGTCACCTCGGTTTCAAGGCCGAACAGATCAACGACCCCGAATACCAACTGGAAAAGATCCTGGCCCAGGTGGTCGAGGCCGTGGCCCCCTACCGCGAAAAGCACCAGAAGCCGATCCCGGTCATCGCGGCCGGCGGCGTCTACACCGGCGAGGACATCGCCCGCTTCCTCGAAATGGGCGCATCCGGCGTCCAGATGGGCACCCGTTTCGTGGCCACCAAGGAATGCGACGCGGACGAAGCCTTCAAGCAGGCCTACGTCAACGCCAAGGCCGAAGACGTCACCATCATCAAGAGCCCTGTGGGGATGCCCGGCCGCGCCATCAGGAACGGTTTCCTCGACGCCGTGTCCGCCGGACTCAAGCACCCCAAGAAGTGCGTGCACAAATGCCTGCACTCCTGCGCCGAGGACAATTCCCCCTACTGCATTGCACAGGCTCTGGTGAACGCCTACAAGGGCAAGCTCAAAAACGGCTTCGCCTTTGCCGGAGCCAATGCCTATCTCGTGGACAAGATCATCACCGTCAAGGAACTGATGACCGATCTGCGCGAGGACGCCGAGCGCAAATACCAGGATGTCGGCAAGATGCTTCAGGACACCAAGGAAGAGGCCGAACGCCGCCTCAAGCAAGCCCTGAACAAGTAG
- the lhgO gene encoding L-2-hydroxyglutarate oxidase, translated as MYSAHTVICGAGILGLTIARELVRAGCDDIIVFDKEPAQGRHASGRNSGVLHAGIYYDPGTLKAEMCLEGNRRMKAFCEAKRLPLFKSGKVIVARTEDEKGVLDELLRRATANGGTVEMIDERRLAEIEPNARTVDRALYSPLTSVVDPKRVLEALREELETSGKVRFFFNTRFTGATGPNIISTSQGDIGHKLFINAAGAYSDKVAQAFGIAENYRLLPFKGIYRKLAKPAADRIKGSIYPVPNIKNPFLGVHFTRSVHGDVYVGPTAIPAFGRENYGILRGVDTEIPAILFRDMRLFLENPKFRAIALEEPRKYFFRHFFKDAARLVKELRPEDMLPSAKAGIRPQLVDIRTNQLVMDFVIEKARNSVHILNSISPAFTSSMYFAELVVKEHVINS; from the coding sequence ATGTATTCGGCGCACACCGTCATTTGCGGAGCGGGCATCCTCGGACTGACCATCGCCCGCGAGCTGGTCAGGGCCGGATGCGACGACATCATCGTCTTCGACAAGGAACCCGCGCAGGGCAGGCACGCCTCGGGCCGCAACAGCGGCGTGCTCCACGCGGGCATCTATTACGATCCGGGCACACTCAAGGCCGAAATGTGCCTTGAAGGCAACCGGCGTATGAAGGCCTTCTGCGAAGCAAAGAGGCTGCCCCTCTTCAAGTCGGGCAAGGTCATCGTGGCCAGGACCGAGGACGAAAAAGGAGTTCTGGACGAGCTGCTGCGACGGGCCACGGCCAACGGCGGCACCGTGGAAATGATCGACGAAAGGCGGTTGGCCGAAATCGAGCCCAACGCGCGCACCGTGGACCGAGCCCTGTATTCGCCCCTGACCAGCGTGGTCGATCCCAAACGCGTGCTCGAAGCCCTGCGCGAGGAACTGGAGACGAGCGGAAAGGTCCGCTTTTTCTTCAACACCCGCTTCACCGGCGCAACCGGGCCGAACATCATATCCACCAGCCAGGGCGACATCGGTCACAAGTTGTTCATCAACGCGGCCGGAGCCTACAGCGACAAGGTGGCGCAGGCCTTCGGCATCGCCGAGAACTACCGCCTGCTCCCGTTCAAAGGCATCTACCGCAAGCTCGCCAAACCGGCCGCCGACAGGATCAAGGGGTCCATCTACCCGGTCCCGAACATCAAGAACCCGTTCCTGGGCGTACACTTCACCCGCAGCGTACACGGCGACGTCTATGTCGGCCCCACGGCCATCCCCGCCTTCGGTCGCGAAAACTACGGTATCCTCCGGGGAGTGGACACGGAAATTCCGGCAATCCTCTTCCGCGACATGCGCTTGTTCCTGGAAAACCCCAAATTCAGGGCCATCGCCTTGGAAGAACCGCGCAAATACTTCTTCCGGCACTTCTTCAAGGACGCGGCCCGGCTGGTCAAGGAACTCAGGCCCGAGGACATGCTCCCATCCGCCAAGGCTGGCATCCGGCCGCAGCTCGTGGACATCAGGACGAACCAGCTCGTCATGGATTTCGTCATCGAAAAGGCGCGGAACAGCGTCCATATTCTCAACTCGATTTCCCCGGCCTTCACCAGTTCCATGTATTTCGCCGAACTAGTGGTCAAAGAGCACGTCATAAATTCATGA
- a CDS encoding PPC domain-containing DNA-binding protein, translated as MQYSQGNVGRVFTLRLENGERLPGCLEEFAREHDIKAALCTLIGGADKGNVVSGPKDGKALVIDPILCPVQGAREVIGLGTLFPDESGEPVLHMHAALGRDGETLTGCIRPGLDVWLVGEVVVMEIVGTDLLRKQNTRRGVSLLSKE; from the coding sequence ATGCAGTACAGCCAAGGCAATGTGGGCAGGGTTTTCACCCTGCGCCTGGAAAATGGAGAGCGGCTCCCGGGCTGCCTCGAAGAATTCGCCCGTGAACACGATATCAAGGCCGCCCTGTGTACCCTCATCGGCGGCGCGGACAAGGGCAACGTGGTGTCCGGCCCCAAGGACGGCAAGGCCCTGGTCATCGACCCCATCCTCTGTCCGGTACAAGGAGCCCGCGAAGTGATCGGACTGGGCACCCTGTTCCCGGACGAGTCGGGCGAACCCGTCCTGCACATGCACGCGGCCCTTGGCCGCGACGGCGAAACCCTGACCGGCTGCATCCGCCCGGGCCTGGACGTCTGGCTGGTAGGCGAAGTCGTGGTCATGGAAATAGTGGGCACGGACCTGCTCCGCAAACAAAACACCCGAAGGGGAGTTTCCCTGCTGAGCAAGGAATAG
- a CDS encoding PD-(D/E)XK nuclease family protein has product MNPLILIPWQTDFMPVLADMVAESDNPGKLTILFPHNRPRRHLKALLAAHPAMPRPAFMPEMTSIADFVSELHRRLSPTPPIRANQLDLVEMLHQIVADLSGRKGSLLSRLPELDRESFLPWGVLLSKLMDDLLRQDLEPQDLEYMEGEVSAYAAALLEQLRAIHHEYLARLDARGWTTPGLSARFVLSRLDDVASTLNDRTVLAAGFYALSGTEDRLFRHIWEHGILTPVLHSDPALAEGGRPHWATAEHTAWLSRWGVRPEIPLGLDTAPRNPDIRFCEGYDRHSQLAGLHEDMRAVREQGSLDRTAIVLPDEGALLPVLHMLPEVDPELEPNISMGYPLARTSLARLVETLLVLQENRSPDGRYYWKDVVALIRHPYLRLLGPDDKPLRTLFHLWEAVIRRGEKFIDPMGWEPVWDENGLADVDKTVAGPLLKEILDRCLSAFESVGTLADLSEALAGLAGMLHARGEKLWHTYLMDAECLFRLTNSVIPQLKGAETSFEPFGRPTLHAFLRRMLKQERVSFEPDPLTGLQVLGVLETRLLHFDRLFILDAEEERLPGTNPFDPLLPDPLRKLLGLPDARERDNVSGYNFYRLLMGAKEAVVYYQNGVQPGLLDQKSVRSRFVEQLLWERELSAKRLLTAKDKAIRTVTFPASSLPSGLPAIQVTETVRRALEERLSDKGVSPSSLDLYMNCPKRFFYQYLSGVRPIDAVDEEGDRSEFGSLVHDVLKEFLQPHVGTGENLSGLDPAPLLAAFSESFRAGPLYARLPLDTRTALMEAGRYRLEQFVGKQKPATLLGLEQPLDWTLTLDGRTIPFKGRIDRVERREQGVVILDYKTGGAPMPKAGFWQDMELRDRMEGFVQGDIDPDLAADLADSVRSIQLPAYLHLYAEAEGESPVNAGLIHLAENGDERLLFPGKWTEEEMDEAVDDIAPLLVQTLIRHMLTASRFEPRPGDRCKWCDFTKPCGQTPPKDK; this is encoded by the coding sequence ATGAACCCCCTGATCCTGATCCCCTGGCAGACCGACTTCATGCCGGTGCTGGCCGACATGGTCGCCGAGTCCGACAATCCCGGCAAACTGACCATTCTCTTTCCACACAACCGCCCGCGCCGTCATCTCAAGGCACTGCTTGCCGCGCACCCGGCCATGCCCCGGCCCGCGTTCATGCCGGAGATGACTTCCATTGCGGACTTCGTTTCCGAGTTGCACCGCCGCCTCTCGCCCACCCCGCCCATACGGGCCAACCAGCTCGATCTCGTGGAGATGCTCCACCAGATCGTCGCGGACCTGAGCGGCCGCAAGGGCAGCCTTCTCTCTCGTCTCCCGGAGCTTGACCGCGAATCGTTCCTGCCGTGGGGCGTTCTCCTCTCCAAGCTCATGGACGATCTCCTTCGCCAGGACCTGGAACCGCAGGACCTGGAGTACATGGAGGGCGAGGTCTCGGCTTATGCCGCCGCGCTCCTTGAACAGTTGCGCGCCATCCACCATGAATATCTCGCCCGGCTCGACGCCAGGGGCTGGACAACGCCTGGGCTGTCCGCCCGTTTCGTCCTCAGCCGACTGGACGACGTCGCTTCGACGCTGAACGACAGGACCGTGCTGGCCGCCGGATTCTACGCGCTCAGCGGAACCGAGGACCGTCTCTTCAGACACATCTGGGAGCATGGCATCCTTACCCCGGTGCTGCACTCCGACCCGGCTCTGGCCGAAGGCGGCCGCCCCCACTGGGCCACAGCCGAGCACACCGCCTGGCTCTCCCGCTGGGGAGTACGCCCGGAAATCCCCCTGGGGCTGGACACCGCTCCCCGCAACCCGGACATCCGCTTTTGCGAAGGCTACGACCGCCACTCGCAGCTTGCCGGTCTGCATGAGGACATGCGCGCCGTCCGCGAACAGGGGTCCCTGGACCGAACCGCCATAGTCCTGCCCGACGAAGGCGCATTGCTGCCCGTGCTGCATATGTTGCCCGAGGTCGATCCGGAGTTGGAACCGAACATCTCCATGGGCTATCCCCTGGCACGCACCTCCCTGGCCCGGCTTGTCGAGACTCTGCTGGTACTCCAGGAGAACCGCTCCCCGGACGGCCGCTATTATTGGAAGGACGTCGTCGCCCTCATCCGCCACCCCTACCTGCGGCTGCTCGGCCCCGACGACAAGCCGCTACGCACCCTCTTCCACCTATGGGAAGCCGTCATCCGCCGGGGCGAGAAATTCATCGACCCCATGGGCTGGGAACCAGTCTGGGACGAGAATGGCCTCGCGGACGTGGACAAGACCGTGGCCGGACCGCTGCTCAAGGAAATCCTCGACCGATGCCTCTCCGCGTTCGAATCAGTCGGCACACTGGCGGACCTGAGCGAAGCCCTGGCCGGACTGGCCGGAATGCTCCACGCGCGGGGCGAAAAACTGTGGCATACCTATCTCATGGACGCCGAATGCCTGTTCCGGCTGACCAACTCCGTGATTCCACAGCTCAAGGGAGCTGAAACGAGCTTCGAACCGTTCGGACGGCCGACCCTGCACGCTTTTCTGCGGCGGATGCTCAAACAGGAGCGCGTATCCTTCGAGCCCGATCCCCTGACCGGGTTGCAGGTCCTGGGCGTACTGGAAACACGCCTGCTCCATTTCGACAGGCTGTTCATCCTCGACGCCGAAGAGGAGCGGCTGCCCGGCACCAACCCGTTCGACCCGCTCCTGCCGGACCCCCTGCGCAAGCTCCTGGGCCTGCCCGACGCCCGCGAGCGGGACAACGTCTCTGGATACAACTTCTACAGACTGCTCATGGGCGCCAAAGAGGCGGTCGTCTACTACCAGAACGGCGTACAGCCGGGCCTGCTCGACCAGAAATCCGTTCGCAGCCGCTTCGTGGAACAGTTGCTCTGGGAACGCGAACTGTCCGCAAAACGCCTCCTGACGGCAAAGGACAAAGCCATCCGGACCGTCACTTTCCCGGCCAGTTCCCTGCCCTCCGGGCTCCCGGCGATCCAGGTGACCGAGACAGTACGCCGAGCCCTTGAGGAACGCCTGTCCGACAAGGGGGTGTCGCCGTCGAGCCTGGACCTGTACATGAATTGCCCCAAGCGGTTCTTCTACCAATACCTTTCCGGCGTACGGCCCATCGACGCCGTGGACGAGGAAGGGGACCGCAGTGAATTCGGCTCCCTGGTCCACGACGTGCTCAAGGAGTTTCTCCAGCCTCACGTAGGCACCGGCGAGAATCTCTCAGGCCTTGACCCCGCCCCGCTGCTCGCCGCCTTCAGCGAGTCCTTCCGGGCCGGGCCGCTCTATGCAAGGCTTCCCCTGGACACCCGCACGGCCCTCATGGAAGCTGGCCGCTACCGGCTGGAGCAATTTGTGGGCAAACAGAAACCGGCCACCCTGCTCGGCCTTGAGCAGCCTCTCGATTGGACCCTCACCCTCGACGGCCGGACGATTCCGTTCAAAGGCCGCATCGACCGGGTGGAACGGCGGGAACAAGGCGTCGTCATTCTGGACTACAAGACCGGCGGCGCGCCGATGCCCAAGGCGGGCTTCTGGCAGGACATGGAACTCCGGGACCGCATGGAAGGGTTCGTTCAAGGCGACATCGATCCCGATCTGGCTGCCGATCTGGCGGACAGCGTACGCTCGATCCAGCTCCCGGCCTACCTGCACCTCTACGCCGAGGCCGAAGGAGAATCCCCGGTCAACGCCGGGTTGATCCACCTGGCCGAAAACGGCGACGAGCGTTTGCTTTTCCCTGGGAAATGGACGGAAGAGGAAATGGACGAGGCTGTGGACGACATCGCCCCGCTACTGGTACAGACATTGATCCGGCATATGCTGACGGCCTCCCGGTTCGAACCCCGGCCCGGAGACCGCTGCAAATGGTGCGACTTCACCAAACCGTGCGGGCAAACCCCGCCCAAGGACAAGTAG
- a CDS encoding UvrD-helicase domain-containing protein, translated as MSELKQVKASAGSGKTYQLTRRFLALLDAAGDEATFVCANRPGRGYSWPEIMAVTFTNKAAAEMKERIVGGLKTIALGLDKDPACSRDTARRTVGAILRRYHRLNIRTIDSLLTLLLRLFALEFGVRPDFEIVFDERELFDAIFDHFLALCETDEPSAALLDDAVRTLIRQERRNGFWVQDTVRDRLRELTGCLETQAYHLLTDQKAIADLLVEDYDSFKRSVDAMTAHAEEIGLPLNKYFKDFLAKCLDMDLFDPVPDSTSIHKGSAADCVLAKGKGLVDERTESFYARLQDKWADYRLAHATLAGAYFLAPAIEIALRLENGLEELQRKRGTVLNSGVAGHVIELLADGGAVSEAYCRLGCRLHHLLVDEFQDTNRDQWQAIIPLAGECLAKGGSLFFVGDVKQAIYGWRGGDSALFDEVMTQPEVAGLAEDAESENLPDNWRSHRNVVEFNNDFFSNLEDPDQTADLAERVLPDADASFRAEFAEELMRSFKDCSQSLPDMHLDTGGYVRMERLPGGSSGDIEEQTLERLDALMDDLTARRSYRDIGILVRSHPHASLICDLLVQKNIPVITENSLQLDRHPVVRQLAGFLGFLDFPRDDAAFLAFIGGKELFLAESGLPETELLDWLVRPRKKPLGVQFREDFPDQWRRLIEPFYNQSGLMTPYDLAMEAVRVFRVLERHPETELYVRRFLEVIHLAEENGYGSLSAFLEYWEEKSDQEKVPLPENIDAVRIMTIHKAKGLEFPVTIVPFHHWKTGTDRNYVVREHKGHNLLVPLRKELGRPYQESLGRTVREQLNLLYVAWTRAREELYGFFPEKAGRVSNPATLKAMDLFLELDDDGVFERGNTPAETHPSETAPRPEPRELAPESGEADLMGWLPRLRVYRHNLDDYFFNERMRGEVAHRVMEHMTVTADTATDIDRAMALAVQDFPELGALSDAERNKLDADLRTMAEWALGDERLRGWLAIGAREPEVLAPGGEFKRFDLLALGEEAVIVDFKTGRPDPHNEVQVREYMDILSAMGGYGEPRGFLVYLDQREIREVGRDA; from the coding sequence ATGTCTGAACTGAAACAGGTCAAGGCGTCGGCGGGCTCGGGCAAGACCTACCAGCTTACCCGCCGCTTCCTGGCCCTGCTGGACGCGGCCGGTGACGAAGCGACCTTCGTGTGCGCCAACCGTCCCGGCCGGGGCTATTCCTGGCCCGAAATCATGGCCGTGACCTTCACCAACAAGGCGGCCGCCGAGATGAAGGAACGAATCGTCGGCGGCCTCAAAACCATCGCCCTGGGCCTCGACAAGGACCCGGCCTGTTCACGGGACACGGCCCGGCGCACGGTGGGCGCGATCCTGCGCCGCTACCACCGGCTGAACATTCGGACCATCGACTCGCTGCTGACCCTCCTGCTTCGCCTCTTCGCCCTGGAATTCGGAGTGCGCCCCGATTTCGAAATCGTCTTCGACGAACGCGAGCTGTTCGACGCGATCTTCGACCATTTCCTGGCCCTGTGCGAAACGGACGAGCCCTCGGCCGCCCTTCTTGACGACGCGGTCCGTACCCTCATCCGCCAAGAAAGGCGCAACGGTTTCTGGGTCCAGGACACGGTCCGCGACCGGCTGCGCGAATTGACCGGCTGTCTGGAGACTCAGGCGTACCACCTGCTCACGGACCAGAAGGCCATCGCCGACCTGCTGGTCGAGGATTACGATTCCTTCAAACGCTCCGTGGACGCCATGACCGCCCACGCCGAAGAGATCGGCCTGCCGCTGAACAAATATTTCAAGGATTTTCTGGCCAAATGCCTGGACATGGACCTGTTCGATCCCGTCCCTGACTCCACCTCCATCCACAAGGGAAGCGCGGCGGACTGCGTCCTGGCCAAAGGCAAGGGGTTGGTGGATGAACGAACCGAATCCTTCTACGCCCGTCTTCAGGACAAGTGGGCCGACTACCGCCTCGCTCACGCCACCCTGGCCGGAGCCTATTTTCTGGCCCCGGCCATAGAAATCGCCCTGCGGCTCGAAAACGGCCTGGAAGAATTGCAACGCAAACGGGGGACGGTCCTCAACTCCGGAGTGGCCGGACACGTCATAGAGCTGCTGGCGGACGGCGGCGCCGTGTCCGAGGCGTATTGCCGACTCGGCTGCCGGTTGCACCATCTGCTGGTGGACGAATTTCAGGACACCAACCGCGACCAGTGGCAGGCCATCATCCCGCTGGCCGGGGAATGCCTGGCCAAGGGCGGCAGCCTCTTCTTCGTGGGCGACGTCAAGCAGGCCATCTACGGCTGGCGCGGCGGCGATTCGGCCCTGTTCGACGAAGTCATGACCCAGCCCGAGGTGGCGGGGCTCGCCGAAGACGCCGAGTCCGAAAACCTACCGGACAACTGGCGCAGCCACCGCAACGTGGTCGAGTTCAACAACGACTTTTTCTCCAATCTCGAAGACCCGGACCAGACCGCCGACCTGGCGGAACGCGTCCTGCCCGACGCCGATGCCTCATTCCGCGCCGAGTTCGCCGAAGAGCTCATGCGCAGCTTCAAGGATTGCTCCCAATCCCTGCCGGACATGCACCTCGATACCGGCGGCTACGTGCGCATGGAACGGTTGCCCGGCGGCAGCTCCGGCGACATCGAGGAGCAGACCCTGGAACGGCTCGACGCGCTCATGGACGACCTGACCGCACGACGCAGCTACCGGGACATCGGCATCCTGGTCCGCTCCCACCCCCATGCCTCGCTGATCTGCGACCTGCTGGTGCAAAAAAACATTCCGGTCATTACCGAAAACTCCCTGCAACTGGACCGCCATCCCGTGGTGCGGCAGTTGGCCGGGTTTCTCGGTTTCCTCGACTTTCCCCGCGACGACGCCGCCTTCCTGGCCTTCATCGGCGGAAAAGAGCTTTTCCTGGCCGAATCCGGGCTGCCCGAGACCGAGCTGCTGGACTGGCTCGTCCGTCCTCGGAAAAAGCCCCTGGGCGTCCAGTTCCGCGAGGACTTTCCCGACCAGTGGCGGCGGCTCATCGAGCCTTTCTACAACCAATCCGGCCTGATGACCCCCTACGATCTTGCCATGGAGGCCGTGCGCGTCTTCCGTGTGCTGGAAAGGCACCCCGAAACCGAGCTGTACGTGCGCCGCTTCCTCGAAGTCATCCACCTGGCCGAAGAAAACGGCTACGGCTCCCTGTCCGCCTTCCTGGAATACTGGGAAGAAAAATCCGACCAGGAGAAGGTGCCCCTGCCCGAAAACATCGACGCCGTGCGCATCATGACCATCCACAAGGCCAAGGGCCTGGAGTTCCCGGTTACCATCGTCCCCTTCCACCACTGGAAAACCGGCACGGACCGCAACTACGTGGTTCGCGAGCACAAGGGGCACAACCTGCTCGTGCCCCTGCGCAAGGAGCTGGGGCGGCCGTATCAGGAAAGCCTGGGGCGCACCGTGCGTGAACAGCTCAACCTCCTCTACGTGGCCTGGACCAGGGCGCGGGAGGAACTCTACGGGTTTTTCCCGGAAAAGGCGGGCAGGGTCTCCAACCCGGCCACCCTCAAGGCCATGGACCTCTTTCTGGAACTGGACGACGACGGCGTATTCGAACGGGGGAACACTCCGGCCGAAACACACCCTTCGGAGACCGCTCCCCGACCCGAGCCGCGCGAGCTGGCCCCGGAATCGGGCGAGGCCGATCTCATGGGCTGGCTGCCCAGGCTTCGCGTCTACCGCCACAACCTGGACGACTATTTCTTCAACGAACGTATGCGCGGCGAAGTAGCCCACCGGGTCATGGAGCACATGACGGTCACTGCCGACACCGCCACCGACATCGACCGGGCCATGGCCTTGGCGGTACAGGACTTTCCCGAGTTGGGCGCGCTGTCCGACGCGGAACGGAACAAACTCGACGCGGACCTGCGGACCATGGCCGAATGGGCGCTCGGCGACGAACGGCTGCGCGGCTGGCTGGCTATCGGCGCACGCGAGCCCGAGGTGCTGGCCCCGGGCGGCGAGTTCAAACGATTCGATTTGCTGGCCTTGGGCGAGGAGGCAGTCATAGTGGACTTCAAGACAGGCCGACCGGACCCGCACAACGAGGTTCAGGTCCGCGAATACATGGACATCCTCTCGGCCATGGGCGGCTATGGCGAGCCGCGCGGCTTCCTGGTCTACCTGGACCAGCGGGAAATTCGCGAAGTGGGGAGGGACGCCTAG